From the genome of Anopheles funestus chromosome 2RL, idAnoFuneDA-416_04, whole genome shotgun sequence:
CTTGCAGCGCGGTTGCTTATTAGCGACGCATCAATTCGCGTCACCACCGGGAAATTGCTTACCATTTTCGATTTGAGTACGTATTTCACCTCCCTAGAGTCCCTAGTACACCTGGCAACGTACACACGCTTCGAACGTAAACTGATCGCGTACAACGAGAGACAAAAGCTCACTTCACGTGTCCACtgatgatgatcgtttgcCACAGCTCGGAAGGTTAACACTTTCGGGGTGGGATACTTGATGGGGAGGCAGCCGTCTCCCGTGTCGTGAGAGGGAAGGAGAATTTTTGGGAAgatttttctgtgttttgggGCACTCGTTCATTCGTTATGCAATGTGGCCCCGTTTGCATTCGAGTCTCATTGCACACCTTGATTAATGCGTTGATCGCGAAGAAATGGATGATAATCACCCCGCGCAACGATATCACTAATTTGACCGTTAAAACCTAATGGACCGTATGCGTTCGATCGACCAGAAGAGTATTCGTAGTTTCACAGGGTTGTGAATAAATAGATTCAAACAGCAGCCAGGAGACGCTTGTTCCGCGTGTTACGCTTACGGATCGGTTGACGGTGTGTACGGACCGTGACTATTTTTCACTGGTTCAATATTTCGATCCTTCTCGGTTGCTAGCCGCACCGTTACTGGTGTGCCCGGATCGACGGCCGGATGGATGCAGCTGCTGCGCGAAGTGTTCTAGCGTTAAATCGCGTATCTTGCTAGTGGCCGCGCACACTGAGAGAACATCAGagaaaggaagagagagagcgagagagcgagagagaaaacaatGAAAGAGAGCGAACAACAAATCGCACCCCTGCTGCAATTCGTCTCGAGAAACAACCCCCAAGACGTCGAGCATGGTATTAAGCGTTACGGCTGCTTACTGATAAATTATATACGGTGAACCGAACCTGTCAAGGGTTTTGTTCGATTATCGTACAAGAACATAGAGTTAAGCAtagttaaaatatatttttacaaacacacacacacacacaccatctcATTTTATTTGTAACCGAAAAATGCTTCGGTAAACAAACGACCACTATTAGGGTACCTTATCTGGGTAGCGCAAGTCGTTCTTGAACCACTCCAAAATTCGGTCACTTGACTTTGACTTTGATTGCACGGTGTGGTTTTATCAGCTCCATACCACGCTTTAGCAGCGCCTTCACCGACCAGACCACACCCACAACCATCAGCAAGGTCAATGACAAGATGTCTAGCAGCAGATACCGATACCAGGGCATATGCACAGCAGCCGACTTCAGATGCGCTGCTCCTCGGTGTCGTACTACGTACTCGATCCAGAATGCTGCCTCCTCGAGCGGATCCGTTGGATTATCACGAAATATGGCCGATAATTGGTTGACGGCTCGCTGGAACTCTTCGCCCTGTACAATCCGTTCAATCTTCGACCGGAAGTCTTCCACCGTAACGTTGATAATCTGAAGCGTCAGCCCAATGCCGGCACGTTCAAATTTTAGTGCATTACCATGCTGATCGCCATAGAACGGTACGAACAAGATCGGACGAGCCCAGTAGATGGACTCTTGTGTACCGAAAATACCGCCGTGTGATACAAACAGCTTAACGTTCGGATGCGCCAGGACGTCATTTTGTGGAAGCCATCGCTGCAGTAGCACGTTCGAGGGTAAATTCGGGATAGTGTCCGCTTCCCATTTCCACAGGAAGTTGTACAGTGGCAGAGTACGGAATAGGTCCAAAAAGACTTCAAGAGTTTCTGGTGGCATTCCTGAGCTTCTTAGGAATGTGCCGAAGTTGATGTAGATGACGCCATTACGCGATGAATCTAAGAAATTCTGCGAAATTAACAAAATCTTTACTAACCGTTCAAAAGGTTACTTAACAGCTGCACAAGTACCTGTACAACGGAAGGAAGTGGTTTTGGTTTCCGGATGTGAACGCCGGCAATATCGACCATTCCGTTGATACGTGGTCTGGGACGCGAGGAGATGATGTGGTTGTTCACAAGCACCACACTGACGTTTCTCTCGAGATCCTCCAAGGACGGTAACACTGCGGTCGATCCAAAATGCTTTAATGCTAGCTTTGTTTGTTCCGGTAGATAATGGAACTTTCGGTTAAATGCACCCCACACCGATAGGAACACATTGTAGGCCCTCTCCGTAATGGACATTTGATCGTCGTACTGCAGCATAAAGTGTGGTACAAACGACCACGGAGTTATCAGCCCAAACGCACAATCTATATAGTCTGCATGTCCAAGAGTATCTGTAAAGGAAAAGCAGAAGATAAGGATAAAGATGAGCAGAATTCCTAGATGTCATGCATACTCACTGATAGTGACAATCGGGACTTGGTACTTGTGGGCAAACATTAGGAAACTTTCCTGTACAAACTGCTCGGCAATAAGAAGATCAAATGCAAGTCCTTCGGTTGTTAAAAACTTCTTCACGTTTGCACTTTCAAACGCATGTTCCGCCGTCTCCAGTCCCAGCTTCCATAGAATCGACATCTTGAAGAATGGATCACCGAACGATTGTGACTTGTAGAACACCTCCATCGGTAACCCGTTGGCTTCGAAGTCGTACACTGGATCAATAAGAATCTCGTGATATCGCGCCGTATGATTGATACCCTCCGATCGCAACCGATAGCTGGTGATGGCTGTCAGTTCGTGACCTCGCCTCAGCAGCTCTTGTACGATGTGCTCGAACATAAGCCAATGGCTCATGCCGGGAAAAGACGAAACAAGTAAAATTTTTGCTCCGTTCCCAGTTGGCAAACAAGCAAGCACACCAAAAACGGTCaccaaaaacaagcaaacccaTCTCtaacaaatggaaataaaaggcCTGGTCAGGTTGAATTGCTTAAGTTACACATTTAttcttaccattttttgagcactCCGCGAACTAGCAGTACGACTGTGAAGACGATCGAAAAGCTTCTAATTGTAAAGATCGTCGACGATCTCGTTTGTCATCTTCTCCGTACATCATTCACGGTGCATGATGGTATTGGTAGACACACTTGTTACGATTCCATCGAGGTGAACCGGCTACAAACGAACGGTCGAAGAAGATTGTGAAGAGAAAACAGATGATAAATGGATTTCAACGAAAGACGAAGACAAGTTTTCCCGGTGTTAGTGATGTTAAAAGCCGCACAGCACTGTACCCTGTAAAGCTACCAATCAGTGGAGTTaatgaacgaaacgaaagataaagaaaactaTCGATTAGTTACGTTGTTTCGCTAAATGTTGGTGATGTTTTGATGAGTACGCTGGAGCATATAAACAGTGGCATAGGAGCTGTGTATAGCGAGTAAACCGGCAATACGAGTATTTACACAGCCTGTAACGGATGCTGTATTGTCAGCCGAAATTCAACCTGACAGGTACAGGTGTTTGCAACAGATCGATGAAGTAACCATAGCAACCGTAGAGAAGTAACGCGGCCTGCGAATGCACGATCACGAACAGCAGGGGAAGTTAATTATAGTTAAACCGTTTTTATTACTTAGCGACGATTGTTGATAAAACACTCATTTGGGAAACGTCAGCTTCAACGATCCTGTGTCTTCACTCGCTCTTATCGACCCCACCAATTAAACTCACGATAAGTCAATTGGCAACGCTTCTTGAAGTTTGAAAAGGCCGCTTTTCCGGCCGGAATGCAATTTTCTTCTC
Proteins encoded in this window:
- the LOC125774984 gene encoding uncharacterized protein LOC125774984, producing MRWVCLFLVTVFGVLACLPTGNGAKILLVSSFPGMSHWLMFEHIVQELLRRGHELTAITSYRLRSEGINHTARYHEILIDPVYDFEANGLPMEVFYKSQSFGDPFFKMSILWKLGLETAEHAFESANVKKFLTTEGLAFDLLIAEQFVQESFLMFAHKYQVPIVTINTLGHADYIDCAFGLITPWSFVPHFMLQYDDQMSITERAYNVFLSVWGAFNRKFHYLPEQTKLALKHFGSTAVLPSLEDLERNVSVVLVNNHIISSRPRPRINGMVDIAGVHIRKPKPLPSVVQNFLDSSRNGVIYINFGTFLRSSGMPPETLEVFLDLFRTLPLYNFLWKWEADTIPNLPSNVLLQRWLPQNDVLAHPNVKLFVSHGGIFGTQESIYWARPILFVPFYGDQHGNALKFERAGIGLTLQIINVTVEDFRSKIERIVQGEEFQRAVNQLSAIFRDNPTDPLEEAAFWIEYVVRHRGAAHLKSAAVHMPWYRYLLLDILSLTLLMVVGVVWSVKALLKRGMELIKPHRAIKVKVKSAPKHRKIFPKILLPSHDTGDGCLPIKYPTPKVLTFRAVANDHHQWTREVSFCLSLYAISLRSKRVYVARCTRDSREVKYVLKSKMHLRVLSYIVGCVFAFTALCPRAECGKILFLVPFPAPSHWLWIEHFVKELLSRGHEVTAITNFAMKDPHRNYTEVLIDPPYDIPYYFPVSDIYESKYNSDLSNLFLYWRVGLSTTQYALEDENVQQFIEQDDTDFDVIISEQFYQEAFLMFAHKYRAPIVTLCTLGHANHIDQAMGLVTPWSFVPHPVLLLSDDMTFSQRCYNFWISLVDLIIRQFYYIPQQNKLAQIHFARIEGPELMPSIQDLEKSISVILVNSHLSTSAPRPTIPGLVNVAGAHIKPAKELPEDIRKFLDGAKEGVIFFSLGSYMKSADMPKDKMKAFLEVFRNLKQRVLWKYENEDIARLPKNVMVRKWLPQSDILAHPKVVLFITHGGMFGSQEGIYRGVPMLYIPFYGDQHRNALKAEQAGYALTLNFPEVNVITLGSRINELLTNPTFMKQAKRASDLFRDNVVPPMQEAMHWIEYVIRHKGAKHLKTNAIELSWVQYLMLDVVGFVTLGFLLLAAIFYKVLGLFLTPPKPKTKPKTRDAMLGMRKPKFN